In the genome of Persephonella sp. KM09-Lau-8, one region contains:
- a CDS encoding alpha/beta hydrolase: MHGWSFSSHIWKDFFDIPDSQFIDLPFHGQNKNYTDQNIMENFAEDIYKQIQKSQEEVVLVGWSLGASVSVLTALKKPSNLKKIVLIGFSPKFKDKNLGHNPVFVKAFMVALKVDFPDTIYNFRKTAAGDTFIDIPLPEKEGSIKLLREFIELDLTQKLKNISVPTYLIHGKKDKIINYQGSVFASQQIENAHLYLTNSNHAPFLERDTQDLIKNIIS; encoded by the coding sequence ATCCACGGCTGGAGTTTTTCCTCACATATATGGAAGGATTTTTTTGATATTCCTGATAGTCAATTTATAGACCTTCCATTTCACGGCCAGAATAAAAACTACACAGACCAAAACATAATGGAAAATTTTGCAGAAGATATATACAAGCAGATACAAAAATCACAGGAAGAAGTTGTTTTAGTAGGTTGGTCGCTGGGGGCTTCAGTATCGGTTTTAACAGCTTTGAAAAAGCCATCAAATCTAAAAAAAATTGTTCTGATCGGATTTTCCCCTAAATTTAAAGACAAAAATCTGGGGCACAATCCGGTTTTTGTAAAAGCCTTTATGGTTGCATTAAAGGTTGATTTTCCGGACACCATTTACAATTTTCGTAAAACAGCTGCAGGTGATACATTCATAGATATCCCACTACCAGAAAAAGAAGGCAGTATTAAACTTTTACGGGAGTTTATAGAGCTGGATTTGACCCAAAAACTAAAGAATATTTCTGTCCCAACTTATTTAATCCACGGCAAAAAAGACAAAATAATTAATTATCAGGGTAGTGTTTTTGCCTCACAGCAGATTGAAAATGCCCATCTATATCTGACAAATTCTAACCATGCACCGTTTTTAGAAAGGGATACGCAAGACTTGATAAAAAATATTATTTCTTGA
- the murJ gene encoding murein biosynthesis integral membrane protein MurJ produces MKGTHFVKGTLLFSSATFVSRILGYIRDATIAYVFGANPLTDAFFVAWRIPNTLRQLVAEGSFNAAFIPIYTQLNKNDPEYAKKFASSMFSFYTLILTAITMISIVLAKYIVVLIAPGLAEKGTLDTAASLLKIVFPYLILVGWVSFFMALLNTKDRFFIPAVSPALLNLSFIFFALLLSERFGIYALAYGAIVGGILQVILQIPLLIKEKMVPSVSFNFLPEIKETIKRLAPAFASFGVSQFGFVVDTIIASFLIGGAISYLYYANRIFQLPIGLFAIGLGNALLVSLSRHFSEENKKEFNKDLNNGIRFAFFISIPAVVGMIVLGQEIIKILFERGAFSQKDGLWTYYALVGYSIGLVGYAASRPLKSAFFAMGNTKIPLYSTIVGILVSIVLAVVFGFVLNWGVFGLAFASSIGGIMSFVYLYLISKFEIDKKGVLETVFKSVISAVLMAASVFGVKFLTGNLYIQVFGGIAIAIIIYFSVAYLLKENSVLMLKKLKK; encoded by the coding sequence GTGAAAGGAACACATTTTGTCAAAGGAACACTTTTATTTTCTTCTGCTACTTTTGTAAGTAGAATTTTAGGCTATATCAGAGATGCCACTATAGCCTATGTTTTTGGTGCAAATCCCTTAACAGATGCATTTTTTGTTGCATGGAGAATTCCCAACACACTCAGGCAGCTTGTTGCAGAAGGTAGCTTTAATGCTGCTTTTATTCCTATTTATACTCAGCTAAACAAAAATGACCCTGAATATGCAAAAAAATTTGCCTCTTCAATGTTTTCCTTTTATACACTTATACTAACAGCTATTACTATGATTTCTATCGTTCTTGCAAAATATATTGTTGTTCTAATTGCTCCTGGGCTTGCTGAAAAAGGAACTCTGGATACAGCTGCATCCCTGTTAAAGATTGTTTTTCCTTATCTGATTCTTGTTGGCTGGGTTTCATTTTTTATGGCTTTATTGAATACAAAGGATAGATTTTTTATTCCTGCTGTTTCCCCTGCACTTCTTAATCTTTCTTTTATATTTTTTGCATTACTGTTATCTGAGAGATTTGGCATATATGCCCTTGCTTACGGGGCAATTGTTGGCGGCATTTTGCAGGTTATTCTCCAGATACCACTTCTGATAAAAGAAAAAATGGTGCCTTCTGTATCATTTAATTTTTTACCTGAAATTAAGGAAACAATTAAAAGGCTTGCCCCTGCTTTTGCCTCCTTTGGTGTTAGTCAGTTTGGTTTTGTGGTTGACACTATTATTGCTTCATTTTTAATTGGTGGTGCGATATCTTACCTTTATTATGCCAACAGGATTTTCCAGCTTCCTATTGGGCTGTTTGCAATTGGACTGGGTAATGCTTTGCTTGTTTCTTTGTCAAGACATTTTTCTGAGGAAAATAAAAAGGAGTTTAACAAGGATTTAAACAACGGCATTAGATTTGCATTTTTTATATCAATCCCTGCAGTAGTAGGAATGATAGTTCTGGGACAGGAAATTATAAAAATTCTGTTTGAAAGGGGTGCTTTCTCACAGAAAGATGGTCTGTGGACTTATTATGCTCTTGTTGGATATTCAATAGGACTGGTGGGATATGCTGCATCAAGACCACTAAAAAGTGCATTTTTTGCTATGGGTAATACAAAAATTCCCCTTTATTCAACTATTGTTGGTATTCTTGTCAGTATAGTTCTGGCAGTTGTTTTTGGTTTTGTTCTTAACTGGGGAGTGTTTGGTCTTGCATTTGCCTCATCAATCGGCGGAATAATGAGTTTTGTTTATCTATATTTAATCTCAAAATTTGAGATTGATAAAAAAGGTGTTCTGGAAACTGTTTTCAAATCTGTAATATCTGCAGTCTTAATGGCCGCTTCCGTGTTTGGTGTGAAATTTCTAACAGGAAATCTGTATATTCAGGTTTTTGGTGGGATTGCCATTGCAATTATAATTTATTTTAGTGTTGCTTATCTGCTAAAGGAAAATTCTGTTTTAATGCTTAAGAAACTCAAGAAATAA
- a CDS encoding septal ring lytic transglycosylase RlpA family protein has protein sequence MRAILLGLIVVFLFSCAGKKERYYGHCPTTIKGIASYYGKKFHGRKTASGERYNMYKYTAAHRYLPFGTILLVKNLKNGRTVKVRINDRGPFVRGRVLDLSYAAAKKLGMLRAGIVPVIAKVLRCGR, from the coding sequence ATGAGAGCTATTTTACTGGGCTTAATTGTTGTCTTTTTGTTTTCCTGTGCAGGAAAAAAGGAACGGTATTATGGGCATTGTCCAACTACCATAAAGGGCATTGCCTCTTATTACGGCAAAAAGTTCCACGGTAGAAAAACTGCCAGCGGCGAAAGATACAATATGTATAAATACACAGCAGCCCACAGGTATTTGCCCTTTGGCACAATTCTACTGGTAAAAAATCTAAAAAATGGTAGAACTGTAAAAGTAAGAATTAATGACAGAGGGCCCTTTGTAAGAGGAAGAGTTCTGGATTTATCTTATGCTGCAGCTAAAAAATTAGGAATGCTCAGAGCTGGAATTGTTCCTGTTATTGCAAAAGTTTTAAGGTGCGGCAGGTGA
- the der gene encoding ribosome biogenesis GTPase Der codes for MFRVAIVGRPNVGKSSLFNRIIGKRKAIVEDIPGVTRDRVVSKAEWLGVPFEIVDTGGYIEGDEDKFAPYIRKQIEKELDLSDLFIFVVDGKEGLTPADKDIAKILHKTEKPVLVAVNKIDDPSHEDRIYEFYELGFDKVFPVSSIQKYGVGDLLDEVVKHIPDYEVEAAKEELKQEKKEKDEVIKVAIVGKPNAGKSSLLNAILGEERAVVSNIPGTTRDVVDTLFEWNGHKFLFLDTAGLRKKSKVDYGIEFFSVGRTLEALKRADVVVHVIDAQEGATEQDTKIAHLIQKYSKPAVIVINKIDTLPQRKEVLNRIKNQVRERLYFLPYAPIVLTSAKQKKGIKQLLQEIVEVYNQAWKRVGTGQLNRALQQILSLRQPPAYRGKPLKIYYATQLEGKPPCFLMFVNYPEGFKEHYVRFLENNLREILGFEKAPIKLIFRGRDRE; via the coding sequence ATGTTTAGAGTGGCAATTGTTGGGAGACCTAATGTTGGTAAGTCTTCCCTTTTTAACAGAATAATAGGGAAAAGAAAGGCAATAGTAGAAGATATTCCCGGTGTGACACGGGATAGAGTGGTTTCAAAAGCCGAGTGGCTTGGTGTACCTTTTGAGATTGTTGATACAGGTGGATATATTGAAGGAGATGAAGATAAATTTGCTCCATATATCAGAAAACAGATAGAAAAGGAGCTGGATTTATCTGACCTATTTATATTTGTTGTTGATGGAAAGGAAGGTTTAACACCTGCAGATAAAGATATAGCAAAAATACTCCACAAAACAGAAAAGCCTGTTTTAGTAGCAGTGAACAAAATAGATGACCCTTCCCATGAAGACAGAATTTATGAGTTTTATGAACTGGGATTTGATAAGGTTTTCCCTGTTTCATCTATCCAGAAATATGGAGTCGGAGACCTGCTTGATGAGGTTGTTAAACATATACCTGATTATGAAGTGGAAGCTGCCAAGGAGGAGCTGAAACAGGAGAAAAAGGAAAAGGATGAAGTCATAAAAGTTGCCATTGTAGGAAAACCAAATGCCGGAAAATCCTCTTTACTAAATGCGATTTTAGGAGAGGAAAGGGCAGTTGTGTCTAATATCCCTGGAACTACAAGGGATGTGGTTGATACCCTTTTTGAATGGAACGGACATAAATTTCTTTTCCTTGATACAGCAGGACTGAGAAAAAAATCAAAGGTTGATTATGGAATAGAGTTTTTCAGCGTAGGAAGAACCCTTGAGGCATTAAAAAGGGCTGATGTTGTAGTCCATGTTATAGATGCACAAGAAGGAGCAACTGAGCAGGACACAAAAATAGCCCATCTGATACAAAAGTATTCAAAACCAGCTGTTATCGTAATAAACAAGATTGATACACTACCCCAGAGAAAAGAGGTTTTAAACAGAATAAAAAATCAGGTTAGAGAAAGATTATACTTCCTGCCTTATGCACCAATAGTTTTAACCTCAGCAAAACAGAAAAAGGGAATAAAACAGTTATTACAGGAAATTGTTGAGGTTTACAATCAGGCATGGAAAAGGGTTGGAACAGGACAGCTTAATAGGGCATTGCAACAAATCTTATCCCTCAGACAGCCGCCGGCATATAGGGGAAAGCCTCTAAAAATTTATTATGCAACACAGCTTGAAGGGAAACCCCCTTGCTTCCTTATGTTTGTAAACTATCCAGAAGGCTTTAAAGAACACTATGTCAGATTTCTGGAAAATAACCTTAGGGAAATACTTGGTTTTGAAAAAGCACCTATTAAATTAATATTTAGAGGTAGAGATAGAGAATAA
- a CDS encoding trehalose-6-phosphate synthase, with the protein MEKERLFVVSAILPVHVEKRDKQYTVKVSPGGLVTALKQALYKRQAIWLGWGGTHHINKELKQLILETGKKEGFALYPVSLTEEERKNFFDGFSNGIIWPLFHTFPAYTRFEPEYWQAYKKVNKKFANYIKKLVSKNDLIWVHDYHFFLLPEYLKNSGVKNKTGFFLHIPFPNPELFFKIPWRIELLEGLLHYDLIGFHTYIDRKNFLDCLDELIDGIQIKVKEPITQIKYKGRTIKVGVFPISIDFEKYKNLAKQVKPLDKKRKLILGIDRLDYTKGLIHKLKAFKLFLEKYPELHCKVQLVQAVAPNIKKLPEYDQLKIEFEHLVSEINGKFGTDRWTPVRYIAGRLDFEKLIAYYRYSDICWVNSLKDGMNLVGKEYAAANIDERGVLLLSEFAGAATELYKDALLINPYDLEGTAYTLYKALTMKDSQKSKRMKNLRKHIKKYDINWWSNAFLEAAFDRKIEDFPVLEEDFPLHEILQLP; encoded by the coding sequence ATGGAAAAAGAGCGGCTATTTGTTGTTTCGGCAATACTGCCTGTTCATGTTGAAAAAAGAGATAAACAGTATACAGTAAAGGTTAGTCCCGGCGGACTTGTAACAGCACTTAAACAGGCACTTTACAAAAGGCAGGCTATCTGGCTTGGCTGGGGAGGAACACACCATATAAACAAAGAACTCAAACAACTAATCCTTGAAACAGGAAAAAAAGAGGGTTTTGCCCTTTATCCTGTTTCCCTCACAGAAGAAGAAAGAAAAAACTTCTTTGATGGGTTTTCCAACGGGATTATATGGCCGCTTTTCCATACATTTCCTGCTTATACCAGATTTGAGCCTGAATACTGGCAGGCTTATAAAAAGGTCAACAAAAAGTTTGCAAATTATATAAAAAAATTAGTCAGTAAAAACGATTTAATCTGGGTGCATGATTATCACTTTTTCTTGCTACCGGAATATCTAAAAAATTCAGGAGTAAAAAACAAAACAGGCTTTTTCCTTCATATACCTTTCCCAAATCCTGAACTATTTTTCAAAATTCCATGGCGTATTGAATTACTTGAAGGGCTACTTCATTACGACCTGATAGGATTTCATACATACATAGATAGAAAAAACTTTTTAGACTGCCTTGATGAGCTTATAGACGGTATCCAGATAAAAGTAAAAGAGCCAATAACCCAGATAAAATACAAAGGCAGAACCATTAAAGTAGGGGTATTTCCTATAAGCATAGATTTTGAAAAATACAAAAATCTGGCAAAACAGGTAAAACCTCTGGACAAAAAAAGAAAACTAATACTGGGAATAGACAGGCTGGATTATACCAAAGGACTGATACATAAGCTAAAAGCATTTAAACTCTTCCTTGAAAAATATCCTGAACTCCATTGCAAAGTCCAGCTTGTTCAGGCTGTAGCCCCTAATATTAAAAAGTTGCCGGAATATGACCAGCTAAAGATAGAGTTTGAGCATCTTGTAAGTGAGATTAACGGAAAATTTGGAACAGATAGATGGACACCTGTAAGGTATATCGCAGGTAGACTGGATTTTGAGAAACTGATTGCTTATTACAGATACTCAGATATCTGCTGGGTAAACTCTTTGAAAGACGGTATGAACCTTGTCGGAAAAGAGTATGCAGCTGCAAATATTGATGAAAGGGGAGTATTACTCCTTAGCGAATTTGCAGGAGCAGCCACAGAACTTTATAAGGATGCGTTGCTGATAAATCCTTATGATCTTGAAGGAACAGCTTATACATTGTATAAAGCCCTGACAATGAAAGATAGCCAGAAATCCAAAAGAATGAAAAATCTGAGAAAACATATTAAAAAATACGATATAAACTGGTGGAGTAATGCATTCTTGGAAGCGGCTTTTGACAGGAAAATAGAGGACTTTCCTGTCCTTGAGGAAGATTTTCCACTCCACGAAATACTACAACTGCCGTGA
- the dtd gene encoding D-aminoacyl-tRNA deacylase, producing MKAVIQRVNKSWVEVDGKIVGSIDKGLNILLGVEKGDTEEDIKKMINKIPYLRIFEDENGKMNLSLIDINGKALVISQFTLAGNIKKGRRPSFDTAEEPEKAKKLYEKFVEELGKIVPVETGIFAAHMKVFIENDGPVTFIVDSRQL from the coding sequence TTGAAGGCTGTTATACAAAGGGTGAATAAATCTTGGGTTGAGGTTGATGGAAAAATAGTAGGCAGTATAGATAAGGGTTTGAATATACTTCTCGGTGTTGAGAAAGGGGATACAGAAGAAGACATAAAAAAAATGATAAATAAAATTCCTTATCTGAGAATTTTTGAGGATGAAAATGGGAAGATGAATTTATCCCTAATTGATATAAACGGTAAAGCCCTTGTAATCTCCCAATTCACTCTGGCAGGAAATATAAAAAAAGGTAGAAGACCTTCTTTTGATACTGCAGAAGAACCTGAAAAGGCTAAAAAACTTTATGAAAAATTTGTTGAGGAACTGGGAAAAATTGTTCCTGTTGAAACCGGTATCTTTGCAGCACATATGAAGGTATTTATTGAAAATGATGGCCCTGTAACATTTATAGTGGATTCACGGCAGTTGTAG
- a CDS encoding phosphoribosyltransferase family protein gives MGKLIQEENLKNKVFVFEDRDEAGEKLAEFLKDLVDKDSIVLAIPSGGVPVGKKISQKLKIPFDLILVKKITYPWNTEAGFGAVSIEGDYILNKEAVQYTGLTDEIIEKQKEKTIQTLKHRNEIFRENRPFPDLTGKTVVIVDDGLASGYTMLTAIQMVKRKNPKKIIIAVPTCSKSAVDKLLPEVDAIVCLNYRDFYPYAVADAYKNWYDLTDEDVLYYLKEEKG, from the coding sequence ATGGGAAAATTGATTCAGGAAGAAAATCTTAAAAATAAGGTATTTGTTTTTGAAGATAGGGATGAGGCAGGGGAAAAACTGGCAGAATTTTTAAAAGATTTGGTTGATAAAGATAGTATTGTTCTTGCAATTCCATCAGGTGGAGTTCCGGTAGGTAAAAAAATCTCCCAAAAATTAAAAATTCCCTTTGATTTAATTCTTGTTAAAAAAATTACTTATCCATGGAATACTGAAGCGGGCTTTGGTGCTGTAAGCATTGAAGGGGATTATATTCTAAATAAAGAGGCTGTTCAGTATACAGGACTTACAGATGAGATAATAGAAAAACAGAAAGAAAAGACTATTCAGACACTAAAACACAGAAATGAGATTTTCAGGGAAAATAGACCATTTCCGGATTTGACAGGAAAAACGGTTGTTATAGTAGATGATGGTCTTGCCTCCGGATATACGATGCTTACAGCTATTCAAATGGTTAAAAGGAAAAATCCCAAAAAAATAATAATTGCTGTTCCAACATGTTCAAAATCCGCAGTAGACAAACTTCTCCCTGAAGTAGATGCTATAGTTTGCCTGAACTATCGAGATTTTTATCCCTATGCTGTTGCAGATGCATACAAAAACTGGTATGACCTTACTGATGAAGATGTTTTATACTATCTAAAGGAGGAGAAAGGATGA
- a CDS encoding secondary thiamine-phosphate synthase enzyme YjbQ produces MIKFLEVITQKRTHFEDITDEVQEVVDESGVQEGICYLYVPHTTAGIFINENADPDVKWDIEQTLEKLIPWENNYKHIEGNAAAHIKSVLVGTNTFIPIKNGRLMLGTWQGIFFAEFDGPRTRKVIVKIIEG; encoded by the coding sequence ATGATTAAATTTCTTGAAGTGATAACCCAGAAAAGAACACATTTTGAAGATATAACAGATGAAGTTCAGGAAGTAGTAGATGAAAGCGGGGTTCAGGAAGGAATATGCTATCTTTATGTTCCCCATACAACAGCAGGGATTTTTATCAATGAAAATGCAGACCCAGATGTAAAATGGGATATTGAACAGACCCTTGAAAAACTAATCCCATGGGAAAATAACTACAAACATATAGAAGGAAATGCAGCTGCCCATATCAAATCTGTTTTAGTAGGCACAAATACATTTATCCCCATAAAAAACGGCAGGCTTATGCTTGGAACATGGCAGGGTATATTCTTTGCTGAGTTTGATGGTCCCAGAACAAGGAAAGTAATCGTAAAAATCATAGAAGGTTGA
- the dnaX gene encoding DNA polymerase III subunit gamma/tau, protein MAYQSFTRKYRPKNFSQVVGQETVKKTLENAIKLDRISHAYIFAGSRGLGKTTIARIITKCLNCEKGITPEPCGVCENCQEIEKGSFPDMYEIDAASNRGIDDIRALRDNVSYAPIKGRYKVYIIDEAHMLTREAFNALLKTLEEPPPNNIFILATTELHKIPDTIRSRCQTFIFKPPTKEQIKEYLKWILENENIPYEEEALYLIAEASEGGVRDAASILDQAVIYGSGSVKVETTRQLLGVIPENIVNKFLTDLKEKSLKDMVKTIETLDSEGYDLNVFWQQIMEKLHKAMVSIALGQKDDIFSEEDTELLIYTLDIFKKAYLEARNFTEKKDIYQLAVLKLKFMKNLIPIKELLEKGISVQATLHIKETKQTEPREEKFDIQKAILKIGKEAGGIVSGALKNASIKEENDKFVILVEKTIADLLKSKLDIIQKYFPKTVEIQEIEIKPEKKKSKKRDESVDKVLDLFQGKLISYKEE, encoded by the coding sequence ATGGCTTACCAATCTTTTACAAGAAAGTATAGACCTAAAAACTTTAGTCAGGTTGTAGGACAGGAAACTGTTAAAAAAACTCTGGAAAATGCTATTAAACTGGATAGAATATCCCATGCATATATATTTGCCGGCTCCCGTGGGCTTGGAAAAACAACAATAGCCAGAATAATTACAAAATGCCTAAACTGTGAGAAAGGAATAACCCCTGAACCCTGCGGAGTATGTGAAAATTGTCAGGAGATAGAGAAAGGTTCTTTTCCTGATATGTATGAGATAGACGCAGCCTCAAACCGTGGAATAGATGACATCAGAGCTTTAAGGGATAATGTTTCTTATGCCCCCATAAAAGGCAGATACAAGGTTTATATAATAGATGAAGCTCACATGCTTACCAGAGAGGCTTTTAATGCACTTTTAAAAACACTGGAAGAGCCTCCACCAAATAATATTTTTATACTGGCAACAACTGAGCTTCATAAAATACCGGATACAATCCGTTCCAGATGTCAGACTTTTATATTCAAGCCACCTACAAAAGAACAGATTAAGGAATACCTGAAATGGATTTTAGAAAATGAGAATATTCCTTATGAGGAGGAAGCACTTTATCTGATAGCAGAGGCAAGCGAAGGCGGAGTTAGAGATGCAGCAAGCATATTAGACCAGGCTGTTATATACGGTAGCGGCTCTGTTAAAGTTGAAACAACCAGACAACTGCTTGGCGTAATTCCAGAAAATATAGTTAATAAATTCTTAACTGACCTCAAAGAAAAATCCTTGAAAGATATGGTAAAAACCATAGAAACCCTTGACAGCGAAGGATATGACCTGAATGTATTCTGGCAACAAATAATGGAAAAACTCCATAAAGCGATGGTTTCCATTGCACTTGGGCAAAAAGATGATATTTTTTCAGAAGAAGATACAGAGCTGCTGATTTACACACTGGATATATTCAAAAAAGCATACCTTGAAGCAAGAAATTTTACAGAGAAAAAAGACATATACCAGCTTGCAGTTTTAAAACTTAAATTTATGAAAAATCTAATCCCTATAAAAGAACTGCTTGAAAAAGGTATCTCTGTTCAGGCAACACTACATATAAAAGAAACCAAGCAAACAGAACCCAGAGAAGAAAAATTTGACATCCAGAAAGCAATACTGAAAATAGGAAAAGAAGCAGGTGGAATAGTATCCGGAGCACTGAAAAACGCCAGCATAAAAGAAGAAAACGATAAATTTGTGATACTGGTTGAAAAAACAATAGCAGACCTTTTAAAAAGCAAATTAGATATAATACAGAAATATTTCCCGAAAACTGTAGAAATACAAGAGATTGAGATAAAGCCTGAGAAAAAAAAGAGCAAAAAAAGAGATGAATCAGTAGACAAAGTGCTGGATTTGTTTCAAGGAAAACTAATTAGCTATAAGGAGGAGTAA
- a CDS encoding YbaB/EbfC family nucleoid-associated protein, translated as MFNLGNLGDMMKMMKTMQENMAKAKEELRNEEIIVEVGGGMVKIVVNGLGEAKDVFIDKSLLTEDNHEILQDLLVAAINEANARAKEVMTEKLSQAAGVLGNIPGLNNLL; from the coding sequence ATGTTTAATTTAGGAAATTTAGGCGATATGATGAAAATGATGAAAACAATGCAGGAAAATATGGCCAAGGCAAAAGAAGAGCTAAGGAATGAAGAGATTATCGTTGAAGTTGGCGGCGGAATGGTAAAAATAGTAGTTAATGGTCTTGGAGAGGCAAAAGATGTTTTTATAGATAAATCTCTCTTAACAGAAGATAATCATGAAATACTTCAGGATTTACTTGTTGCAGCTATAAATGAAGCAAATGCAAGAGCAAAAGAAGTTATGACAGAAAAGCTATCTCAGGCTGCAGGAGTACTTGGAAATATCCCTGGATTGAATAACTTACTCTAA
- the recR gene encoding recombination mediator RecR, with protein sequence MENIIPETLSKIVEEISRLPGYGEKSAQRLAVNILNMPRGEALDLIKTFMQLLEKVHPCKECGIYTEDELCPICTSEDRDRSVICVVEESFDAFAIERTGKFNGLYHVIGGRLSPLEEITPEDLNIDSLIERVDKLPVKEVILATNPTVEGEATASYIYNLLKDKNITISRIGYGLPFGAVLENADDFTLSKALEHKTPL encoded by the coding sequence ATGGAAAATATAATTCCTGAAACACTTTCAAAAATAGTAGAAGAGATATCCAGACTTCCAGGCTACGGGGAAAAGTCTGCCCAGAGACTTGCCGTGAATATTTTGAATATGCCCCGTGGAGAAGCCTTAGACCTGATAAAAACATTTATGCAACTGCTGGAAAAGGTTCATCCATGCAAAGAGTGTGGTATTTATACGGAAGATGAACTATGTCCGATATGCACAAGTGAAGACAGAGACAGGTCAGTTATATGTGTGGTAGAGGAAAGTTTTGATGCATTTGCAATAGAAAGAACAGGAAAATTCAATGGACTTTACCATGTAATAGGTGGAAGGCTATCTCCCCTTGAAGAAATAACACCGGAAGATTTGAATATCGATAGCCTGATAGAAAGGGTTGATAAACTTCCAGTAAAAGAAGTTATACTGGCGACAAACCCAACGGTAGAAGGTGAAGCAACAGCTTCGTATATTTACAATCTTCTCAAAGATAAAAATATTACAATATCCAGAATAGGATACGGACTACCATTTGGAGCAGTCCTTGAAAACGCAGATGATTTTACACTATCCAAAGCCCTTGAACATAAAACCCCACTTTAA
- a CDS encoding HEPN domain-containing protein — MSQNKKWKLKAKEHFIAGKILYENKLYRDSLARLYYSAYSIMVSMCGDPPSGRWAHKGILKCFFKALFEEDITLNKEDRKRLRDFYELRRLADYEIESIEKEEVEVYINLVERLFEVLKND, encoded by the coding sequence TTGAGTCAAAACAAAAAGTGGAAATTAAAAGCAAAGGAACATTTTATTGCCGGGAAAATTTTATATGAAAATAAACTATACAGAGACAGTCTGGCAAGATTATATTATTCTGCATATTCTATAATGGTTTCTATGTGTGGTGACCCTCCATCTGGTAGATGGGCACACAAAGGAATACTTAAATGCTTTTTCAAAGCCCTTTTTGAGGAAGATATCACTTTAAATAAGGAAGATAGAAAAAGATTAAGGGATTTTTATGAGCTAAGAAGATTAGCTGATTATGAAATTGAATCTATAGAAAAAGAGGAAGTAGAAGTATATATTAATCTTGTAGAAAGATTATTTGAGGTTTTAAAAAATGATTAG
- a CDS encoding 2-oxoacid:acceptor oxidoreductase family protein: MATATDKSMREIRWHGRGGQGTVTAAKMLASAAIIRGKHGQAMPEFGLERSGTPVKVSTRISDQYINTRAPVDNPEIVIITDPSLMFTIKDIIKAGTDENTVFIVNTNFPPDKVRKILDIPNNELWIVDASKIALEEFGRNIPNTAVLGAVAKATGIVDLDALKQEITEAFEASSKLRALIPQNLRALERGYEEVYKAE; encoded by the coding sequence ATGGCAACCGCTACAGATAAATCTATGAGGGAAATCCGCTGGCACGGTAGAGGCGGTCAGGGAACAGTTACAGCAGCAAAAATGCTTGCCTCAGCAGCTATCATCAGAGGAAAACACGGACAGGCTATGCCGGAATTTGGTCTTGAAAGGTCAGGAACTCCTGTTAAAGTTTCAACAAGAATAAGCGACCAATATATAAACACAAGAGCCCCTGTGGATAATCCAGAAATAGTAATTATCACAGACCCATCTCTTATGTTTACAATAAAAGATATAATCAAAGCAGGAACAGATGAAAACACAGTTTTCATAGTAAATACAAACTTCCCCCCAGACAAAGTAAGAAAAATCCTTGATATACCAAATAATGAACTCTGGATTGTTGATGCTTCAAAAATTGCTTTAGAGGAGTTTGGAAGAAACATTCCAAACACAGCTGTTCTTGGAGCAGTTGCAAAAGCAACAGGAATTGTTGATTTAGATGCTTTAAAGCAAGAAATTACAGAAGCATTTGAAGCCTCTTCTAAACTTAGAGCCTTAATTCCACAAAACCTTAGAGCACTTGAAAGAGGATATGAAGAGGTTTATAAAGCTGAATAA